In Thermococcus stetteri, the following proteins share a genomic window:
- a CDS encoding type II toxin-antitoxin system VapC family toxin yields the protein MSERREKKAVIDSAFFIQGADVEGLTTPGVVEEVKDPESRLFLEGLISAGKVKVVLPSRESIKKVKEAARKTGELGELSEADIEVLALAYEVDGVLLTDDYNLQNIAKTLGIEFRTLKRGIKRVVRWNYVCIGCGKKFEEMPPGGVCPDCGSPVRLIPKRKRKKRSQRRR from the coding sequence ATGAGTGAGAGAAGAGAGAAAAAGGCCGTCATTGATTCGGCTTTCTTCATCCAGGGCGCAGACGTGGAAGGCCTGACCACTCCAGGTGTCGTTGAAGAAGTCAAAGACCCTGAATCGAGGCTTTTCCTCGAGGGTCTCATCAGCGCGGGCAAGGTCAAAGTAGTTCTCCCGTCAAGGGAAAGCATCAAGAAGGTAAAAGAAGCCGCGAGAAAAACCGGCGAGCTTGGAGAGCTAAGCGAGGCCGACATCGAAGTCCTCGCGCTGGCCTACGAGGTTGATGGAGTTCTCCTCACCGATGACTACAACCTTCAGAACATCGCAAAAACTCTGGGAATCGAATTTAGAACCCTAAAGCGCGGGATAAAGAGGGTCGTCCGCTGGAACTACGTCTGCATCGGCTGCGGGAAGAAGTTCGAGGAGATGCCGCCGGGAGGAGTATGCCCGGACTGCGGGAGCCCTGTGAGGTTAATACCGAAGAGAAAGCGGAAGAAAAGGTCTCAGAGACGCAGGTAG
- a CDS encoding adenylate kinase family protein: MIIAVTGTPGVGKTTVSRLLAEKLGYEYVNLRDYALEKGIGEMKGEEIEVEIDELAYNFERDFRGKNVVADGHLSHFLNADLVIVLRANPKLIAERLKERGYSREKLGENVEAELVDVILVEALEENENVIEVDTTGKTPEEVVEEILDLMRKGVRRRVGIVDWSEAYDEVLPYLRL; the protein is encoded by the coding sequence ATGATAATAGCCGTAACGGGAACTCCCGGGGTTGGCAAGACAACCGTGTCGAGGCTTTTAGCCGAAAAGCTCGGATATGAGTACGTTAACTTGAGGGACTACGCCCTCGAAAAGGGCATAGGCGAAATGAAGGGGGAAGAGATTGAGGTAGAGATTGATGAGCTGGCCTACAACTTCGAGAGGGACTTTAGGGGGAAAAACGTCGTCGCGGACGGACACCTGAGCCACTTCCTAAACGCAGACCTTGTGATAGTCCTCAGGGCAAACCCGAAGCTGATAGCCGAGAGACTGAAGGAGAGGGGCTACAGCAGGGAGAAGCTCGGGGAGAACGTTGAGGCCGAGCTCGTTGATGTTATCCTCGTCGAGGCACTTGAAGAGAACGAGAACGTGATCGAGGTGGACACTACTGGAAAAACGCCCGAAGAGGTCGTTGAAGAGATACTCGACCTCATGAGGAAAGGAGTCAGGAGAAGGGTGGGGATAGTGGACTGGAGCGAGGCCTACGACGAAGTCCTACCCTACCTGCGTCTCTGA
- a CDS encoding HEPN domain-containing protein, which yields MPPSKEKALLSIKRAEEWLKEARKNEKFGSYRTSLMASYLAMFHVARAVLFRDGWREKSHYCVARYLEEFYVKTGKLEEHWVELLDRMRELRHEDQYDVSYTPEPKEVEEALKIAEEFIGVIKSLIEVGP from the coding sequence GTGCCTCCATCCAAAGAGAAGGCGTTGCTGAGCATTAAACGGGCCGAAGAGTGGCTGAAGGAAGCCAGGAAAAACGAGAAGTTCGGCTCGTACAGGACTTCCCTCATGGCATCGTACCTTGCCATGTTCCATGTTGCCAGAGCAGTGCTTTTCCGCGATGGCTGGAGGGAGAAAAGCCACTACTGCGTTGCAAGGTATCTCGAGGAGTTCTACGTTAAAACAGGAAAGCTCGAGGAGCACTGGGTGGAGCTCCTCGACAGGATGAGAGAGCTCAGGCATGAAGACCAGTACGATGTTTCGTATACTCCTGAGCCCAAGGAAGTTGAGGAGGCCCTGAAAATCGCCGAAGAGTTTATCGGGGTCATAAAATCCCTTATCGAGGTGGGACCATGA
- a CDS encoding nucleotidyltransferase domain-containing protein — protein sequence MHELLSTPERVKILEEVLQKNAVGVEEVSRKLGVSKGLVSKTLHLLLKHGIAVKKGRKFHIIDSPKTRELKRFLNFIVLSEKLKGLKEDWILALGIYGSFASGENREDSDIDVWVFAKREELIKSARLKKRISELTGRDADLIVLTPSRISRLQKEDPIFYYSLVYGSMVIWGERLDRLQPLLRAGPAEKSASIQREGVAEH from the coding sequence ATGCATGAGCTCCTCTCGACACCAGAACGCGTGAAAATCCTTGAAGAAGTTCTGCAGAAAAATGCCGTTGGGGTAGAGGAAGTCTCGAGAAAACTCGGAGTCAGCAAAGGGCTGGTTTCAAAGACTCTCCACCTTCTCTTAAAACACGGAATTGCCGTTAAAAAAGGGAGAAAGTTCCATATCATTGACTCTCCAAAAACGCGGGAGCTTAAGAGGTTTTTAAATTTCATAGTGCTCTCGGAGAAGCTCAAAGGACTTAAAGAGGACTGGATATTGGCACTTGGTATTTACGGGAGCTTTGCCTCTGGAGAAAACCGGGAAGACAGCGACATTGACGTCTGGGTGTTCGCAAAGCGGGAGGAACTAATAAAGTCCGCGAGGCTAAAAAAAAGAATATCTGAGCTAACGGGGAGAGATGCAGATTTGATTGTTTTAACGCCATCAAGGATTTCCAGGCTTCAGAAGGAAGATCCAATCTTTTACTACTCCCTCGTCTACGGTTCGATGGTCATATGGGGTGAGCGGCTTGACAGACTTCAACCTCTGCTTAGAGCGGGGCCTGCTGAGAAGAGTGCCTCCATCCAAAGAGAAGGCGTTGCTGAGCATTAA
- a CDS encoding DNA-3-methyladenine glycosylase family protein, with translation MAVDIKKTAHEMIKNGTWKLEGDTFHQALRLSSGERGVVTYDGDFLFSETWSRRERKEAKKKLSFILGLDTDLDSFYSEISDLPFSFLIEEFRGLTVPAAPSPYQALVEVIAQQQVNFEFAQRTIKNLVEIAGEKVGDVYVFPTAEKVASLTLDELKRAKLGYRAGYIKSLTELYLKGELKLDLWEMDEKEAIKYLTGFRGIGKWTAELFLAYGLRKNTYPAGDLGLRRGIAKIFGKSVKEIKEKDVREVLEPYGKWKGLLAFYITCYDRKTELERRRK, from the coding sequence ATGGCTGTTGATATCAAAAAGACCGCCCACGAAATGATAAAGAACGGCACCTGGAAGCTCGAGGGGGATACCTTCCATCAGGCCCTCCGTCTTTCCAGCGGCGAGAGGGGGGTTGTCACCTACGATGGAGATTTCCTCTTTTCAGAGACATGGAGCAGGCGCGAGAGAAAAGAAGCCAAGAAAAAGCTCTCCTTCATTCTCGGCCTCGATACAGACCTCGATTCCTTCTACTCGGAGATCAGCGACTTGCCGTTTTCATTTCTTATCGAGGAGTTCAGAGGCCTTACCGTCCCAGCGGCTCCCTCACCATACCAAGCTCTAGTTGAGGTGATAGCGCAACAGCAGGTGAACTTCGAGTTCGCCCAGAGGACGATAAAGAACCTTGTGGAGATTGCCGGCGAAAAAGTTGGGGACGTCTACGTCTTTCCCACGGCCGAGAAGGTAGCCTCTCTAACCCTCGACGAGCTTAAAAGGGCGAAGCTCGGCTATAGGGCAGGTTACATTAAGTCCCTCACGGAGCTCTACCTGAAGGGCGAGCTGAAGCTCGACCTCTGGGAAATGGACGAGAAAGAGGCCATAAAGTACCTAACGGGCTTCCGCGGGATAGGGAAGTGGACGGCGGAGCTCTTCCTCGCCTATGGGCTTAGGAAGAACACGTATCCAGCTGGAGACCTCGGGCTGAGGCGGGGGATAGCGAAGATATTCGGGAAGAGTGTGAAGGAGATTAAGGAGAAAGATGTTAGAGAAGTCCTCGAGCCGTACGGGAAGTGGAAGGGCCTGCTGGCCTTTTACATAACCTGCTACGACAGGAAGACTGAGCTGGAGAGGAGAAGAAAATGA
- a CDS encoding NfeD family protein, which translates to MDRRILIAIILFALLLAPSVSAEKRVVYVGTIEGTITQYTADQFESYINTAEENHAEALIIELNTPGGQGDAMMRIVSLIQNSTVPVIIYVYPRGAIAASAGTYIAMASHLIAMAPGTSIGACEPIMGYSANGSIVRAPEKIRNFYAAYMRSLAKASGRNETAAVKFVLEDLSLTPEEALKAHVIEVMANDVPDLLNKANGMKTKVPVAEKGYVIFNFTNVEVKRLNPSLSYQIVTFLANPGIAYILLTVGMLGLVFGFLTPGWHVPETLGAILLVLGVIGMGYFGYDAAGLVLMILGVIFFIAEALTPTFGLFTIAGLVSFILGGLIMFGKGGGIYLVNSETFSSLRTIILVTGILLALFFLFGMAAVIRAHRRKPETGREEMIGAIGKVVEDLDPEGLIKVRGELWKAVSADGSTIKVGEKVRVVRMDGLTLIVEKVDRKEV; encoded by the coding sequence ATGGATCGAAGAATCTTGATTGCAATAATCCTGTTCGCACTCCTGCTGGCGCCCTCCGTGAGCGCGGAGAAGAGGGTGGTCTACGTAGGGACTATCGAGGGCACAATAACCCAGTACACTGCCGATCAGTTTGAGAGCTATATAAACACCGCCGAGGAAAACCATGCCGAGGCCCTTATCATCGAGTTGAATACCCCCGGCGGTCAGGGAGACGCGATGATGCGCATAGTCTCCCTTATCCAGAACTCCACAGTGCCAGTTATAATCTACGTCTACCCAAGGGGCGCCATAGCGGCTTCGGCTGGCACGTACATAGCGATGGCCTCCCACCTGATAGCAATGGCCCCCGGAACCAGCATCGGGGCGTGCGAGCCAATCATGGGCTACTCAGCCAACGGGAGCATAGTAAGGGCACCCGAGAAAATCAGAAACTTCTACGCCGCCTACATGCGCTCCCTCGCCAAAGCGAGCGGGAGAAACGAGACGGCCGCAGTTAAGTTCGTCCTCGAGGATCTGAGCCTTACTCCGGAGGAAGCCTTGAAGGCCCACGTTATTGAAGTCATGGCAAACGACGTTCCAGACCTTCTCAACAAGGCCAACGGGATGAAGACAAAAGTCCCGGTGGCTGAGAAAGGGTATGTGATATTCAACTTCACCAACGTGGAAGTGAAAAGACTTAACCCTTCCTTAAGCTACCAGATAGTCACCTTCCTTGCGAATCCGGGAATAGCGTACATCCTCTTAACGGTTGGAATGCTTGGGTTGGTCTTTGGCTTTCTTACACCCGGCTGGCACGTTCCCGAGACCCTTGGGGCGATACTGCTCGTCCTCGGAGTTATTGGTATGGGGTACTTCGGCTACGATGCCGCTGGCCTCGTTCTCATGATACTAGGAGTGATATTCTTCATAGCGGAGGCACTGACTCCAACGTTTGGCCTCTTCACGATAGCCGGTCTGGTCAGCTTCATACTGGGAGGTTTGATAATGTTTGGGAAAGGCGGTGGAATATACCTAGTTAACAGTGAAACATTCTCCAGTCTAAGAACGATTATACTCGTAACCGGAATCCTACTGGCATTGTTCTTCCTCTTTGGAATGGCCGCAGTGATTAGGGCACACCGCAGAAAGCCAGAGACCGGCAGGGAGGAGATGATAGGTGCCATTGGCAAAGTTGTTGAAGACCTCGACCCCGAGGGCCTCATAAAGGTTCGTGGGGAACTATGGAAAGCCGTCTCTGCCGATGGAAGCACTATAAAGGTCGGGGAGAAGGTAAGGGTCGTTAGGATGGACGGTCTGACGCTTATAGTTGAAAAGGTGGACAGAAAGGAGGTATGA
- a CDS encoding slipin family protein has translation MAGVSTVVLAIVLLFVLIFLASAIKIVKEYERAVIFRLGRVVGARGPGLFFIIPIFEKAVIVDLRTRVLDVPVQETITKDNVPVKVNAVVYFRVVDPVKAVTQVANYIMATSQIAQTTLRSVIGQAHLDELLSEREKLNMELQKIIDEATDPWGIKVSTVEIKDVELPAGMQRAMAKQAEAERERRARITLAEAERQAAEKLREAAEIISEHPMALQLRTLQTISDVASDKSNVIVLPLPMEMLKLFKSFADAGEAFKKKVEKEAE, from the coding sequence ATGGCGGGTGTTAGCACCGTGGTTTTGGCCATAGTATTGCTCTTTGTTTTGATTTTTCTGGCAAGCGCCATAAAGATAGTGAAGGAGTACGAGAGGGCAGTGATATTCAGGCTCGGTAGGGTCGTCGGTGCCAGAGGCCCGGGACTGTTCTTCATAATCCCAATATTCGAAAAGGCAGTGATAGTCGACCTCCGTACGAGGGTTCTCGACGTCCCGGTCCAGGAGACCATAACCAAGGACAACGTCCCGGTCAAGGTCAACGCCGTCGTTTACTTCCGCGTCGTCGATCCAGTTAAGGCGGTTACTCAGGTCGCCAACTACATAATGGCCACCAGCCAGATAGCCCAGACGACGCTGAGGAGCGTCATCGGACAGGCTCACCTCGACGAGCTCCTCAGCGAGAGGGAGAAGCTCAACATGGAGCTCCAGAAGATCATCGACGAGGCCACCGACCCGTGGGGAATAAAGGTCTCGACGGTTGAGATAAAGGACGTCGAGCTCCCGGCCGGAATGCAGAGGGCGATGGCAAAGCAGGCGGAGGCCGAGCGTGAGAGGAGGGCAAGGATTACTCTGGCAGAGGCAGAGAGGCAGGCCGCTGAGAAGCTGAGAGAAGCCGCTGAGATCATCAGCGAGCACCCGATGGCCCTCCAGCTCAGGACTCTCCAGACGATCAGCGACGTCGCCAGCGACAAGAGCAACGTTATAGTACTGCCCCTCCCGATGGAGATGCTCAAGCTCTTCAAGAGCTTTGCCGATGCGGGGGAAGCCTTTAAGAAAAAGGTCGAAAAGGAGGCAGAATGA
- the minD gene encoding cell division ATPase MinD, which translates to MEGRSIVFASGKGGTGKTTTVANLGVALAQFGKEVILLDADLTMANLSLVLGMEDIPVTLHDVLAGEADLRDAIYEGPAGVKVIPGGLSLEKVKKAKPERLRELMREISQLADFVLIDAPAGLEMTSVTALLIGKELIVVTNPEISAITDSLKTKLIAEKLGTLPLGVILNRVTNEKTELTKDEIEAILEVPVLAIIPEDPEVKRASAYGVPLVIKNPTSPAAIAIKQLAAKLAGIKWQPPEPESPIKRVFKAIFGGKR; encoded by the coding sequence TTGGAAGGTAGATCGATAGTTTTTGCCTCTGGAAAGGGTGGAACGGGTAAAACCACCACAGTTGCTAACTTGGGTGTAGCACTGGCGCAGTTCGGTAAGGAGGTTATCCTCCTGGACGCTGATCTGACGATGGCAAACTTGAGCCTTGTCCTTGGAATGGAGGACATACCAGTAACACTGCACGATGTCCTTGCTGGTGAAGCAGACCTTAGGGACGCAATATATGAGGGCCCGGCCGGTGTTAAGGTAATACCCGGTGGCCTCAGCCTCGAGAAGGTAAAGAAGGCCAAGCCCGAAAGGCTCAGGGAGCTTATGAGGGAGATAAGCCAGCTGGCCGACTTCGTGCTCATTGACGCTCCCGCGGGCCTTGAAATGACATCAGTTACAGCTCTCCTCATAGGCAAGGAGCTCATAGTCGTAACCAACCCTGAAATATCGGCGATTACGGATTCGCTTAAGACAAAACTGATAGCTGAGAAGCTTGGAACCCTTCCCCTCGGTGTCATCCTCAACAGAGTAACTAACGAAAAGACCGAGCTTACCAAGGACGAAATAGAGGCCATACTTGAGGTCCCTGTGCTGGCAATAATCCCAGAAGACCCGGAGGTTAAGCGTGCGAGTGCCTATGGTGTCCCACTCGTCATCAAGAACCCAACCAGCCCCGCTGCAATAGCCATCAAGCAGCTTGCTGCGAAGCTAGCGGGAATTAAGTGGCAGCCACCCGAGCCTGAAAGCCCGATAAAGAGGGTCTTCAAGGCAATATTCGGGGGGAAGAGGTAA